The Pleurodeles waltl isolate 20211129_DDA chromosome 7, aPleWal1.hap1.20221129, whole genome shotgun sequence genome includes a region encoding these proteins:
- the LOC138246818 gene encoding olfactory receptor 51M1-like, with product MDALPEAGGDIITDHGGLHAISSVLGLAAMAPSLAICLLTGMGWLFLLHRHPLFARKARFLLLACTTLSHVVYFSAILLRFSLLHTETSVSRPLCAGILLLQNYGLFVELAAMDAMCLDRYLAVCRPQSYASVFAEENVHKALLLVFLVPLMPPVVVALVQIFEGSNRQGSILCHMDSLDTSTLMTYSRFAMTLAIILPSVAAISLFYALVLRQGLISDTIVPSSVQARRILLVHLAQTGFYLLPILPFVLLGPLHNLGLGREWMVSTARTTLLIFFTVGQVMGPIVHGLRSKEIHSCVMHHLGWERGVVVPLTI from the coding sequence ATGGATGCTTTGCCTGAAGCTGGCGGGGACATCATCACCGACCATGGCGGCCTTCACGCCATCTCCAGCGTCCTAGGACTGGCTGCGATGGCTCCCAGCTTGGCCATCTGCCTCCTGACTGGCATGGGctggctcttcctcctccaccgGCACCCTCTCTTCGCCAGGAAGGCCCGCTTTCTGCTTCTGGCCTGCACCACGCTCAGCCACGTGGTCTACTTCAGCGCCATCTTGCTCCGCTTCTCGCTTCTCCACACTGAGACCTCTGTGTCCCGTCCGCTGTGCGCTGGCATCCTTCTTCTTCAGAACTACGGCCTCTTCGTGGAGCTGGCCGCCATGGACGCCATGTGCCTGGACCGCTATCTGGCCGTATGCAGACCCCAGAGCTACGCGTCAGTCTTCGCAGAGGAGAATGTTCACAAAGCCCTGCTCCTGGTCTTTCTGGTCCCTCTGATGCCTCCAGTGGTCGTGGCTCTCGTGCAGATCTTCGAGGGAAGCAACAGGCAGGGCTCCAtcttgtgccacatggacagtctGGACACCAGCACCTTAATGACCTACTCCAGGTTCGCCATGACACTTGCCATCATTCTGCCCAGCGTGGCAGCCATCAGCCTCTTCTATGCGCTTGTGCTGCGGCAAGGCCTCATCTCAGACACCATCGTTCCCTCCAGTGTGCAAGCACGTAGGATACTGCTGGTTCACCTCGCCCAGACGGGCTTCTACCTGCTGCCAATCTTGCCCTTCGTTCTCCTTGGGCCCCTGCACAATTTAGGCCTAGGTAGAGAGTGGATGGTCTCCACAGCCAGGACCACCCTCTTGATCTTTTTCACAGTCGGCCAGGTGATGGGGCCAATTGTGCACGGACTACGTTCAAAGGAGATCCACAGCTGTGTAATGCACCACCTTGGGTGGGAACGTGGGGTGGTGGTACCTCTGACAATCTGA
- the LOC138246819 gene encoding delta-type opioid receptor-like, whose translation MPSPRPLQLNTVNMTAVPEAEGNTSLHHEELSQIHSALAVAVLAPSLAICLLTGAGWLFLLRRYRQLSRKARFMLLGCTTLSHVVYFSVTLLRYLLLLAETLVSRLMCASMLLLQNYSLFVEMAVLDAMCLDRYLAVCRPLSYESVFSEENFHKPLLLVFLVPLMPSMVLALLQIFEGSDQRGSIFCHVNSLDTSTLLTYSRFTMTLAIFLPSLAAISLFYALVLRQDLLSGIVFPSSQQARRVLLVHLIQMGFYLLPVLPFILLGALHSSGMVGELAVAQGKTALFIFFTIGQVIGPIVHGLSSEEIRSCLIRHLRWKCGAVVVPLTV comes from the coding sequence ATGCCATCGCCACGGCCTCTTCAGCTGAACACCGTCAACATGACTGCTGTGCCTGAAGCTGAAGGGAATACCTCTCTCCACCACGAGGAACTTAGTCAGATCCACAGCGCCCTTGCTGTGGCTGTGCTGGCTCCTAGCCTGGCCATCTGCCTCCTGACTGGTGCTGGTTGGCTCTTCCTCCTCCGGCGGTACCGCCAATTGTCCAGAAAGGCCCGATTCATGCTTTTAGGCTGCACCACTCTGAGCCATGTAGTATACTTCAGTGTCACCTTGCTCCGCTACTTGCTCCTGCTTGCCGAGACTCTTGTGTCCCGTCTGATGTGTGCCAGCATGCTACTTCTTCAGAACTACAGCCTCTTTGTGGAGATGGCAGTCTTGGACGCCATGTGCCTGGACCGCTACCTAGCTGTGTGCAGGCCCCTGAGCTACGAGTCTGTCTTCTCAGAGGAGAATTTTCACAAACCCCTGCTCTTGGTCTTCCTGGTCCCTCTGATGCCTTCAATGGTCTTGGCTCTCCTGCAGATCTTTGAGGGAAGCGACCAACGGGGATCCATATTCTGCCACGTGAACAGTCTGGACACAAGCACATTATTGACTTACTCCAGGTTCACCATGACCCTTGCTATCTTTCTTCCCAGCTTGGCAGCCATCAGCCTCTTCTATGCTCTAGTGCTACGGCAAGATCTGCTCTCTGGCATTGTCTTCCCCTCCAGCCAGCAAGCACGCAGGGTTCTGCTGGTTCACCTCATCCAGATGGGCTTCTACCTGCTGCCAGTCTTGCCCTTCATCCTCCTTGGAGCACTACACAGCTCAGGGATGGTTGGGGAGCTGGCTGTTGCCCAGGGAAAGACAGCCCTTTTCATCTTCTTCACAATTGGCCAGGTGATAGGGCCAATTGTGCATGGCCTGAGCTCAGAGGAGATCCGCAGCTGCTTAATACGTCATCTTCGTTGGAAGTGCGGGGCGGTGGTGGTACCTCTGACTGTCTAA